ATGTAAAGTCATATACCCTTGCGAATGCAAATCGCTGACTTTAATCCTGGGCAGATTTCTCCAAGCGTTATACCAAGAAAAGGGATTGACTTTATTAACCTTTATACTTGATGCACCTATCAAAACAAGCCGACCTAGTGGAGCTAATATTTTCAAGCTGCGAGCGTGAACATCGCCGCCTACGCTTTCTAATATGAAATCTGGTTTGTTAGATTTTTCTAGGATTTTATCAAAGTCCTGATAACTAAGCGGAGTCGCCCCAAAGGACTTGATATGCTCCATTTTACTGGGCGTGCTAGTTGTTGCATATACCTGCATACCAAAAGATACTGCAAGTTGTATCGCCGCAGTGCCAACGCTACCAGCCCCAGATTGAATTAAAGCAACTTCACCAGGTCTGACGCGAGCCATTTCAAATAATGCAGTCCAAGCGGTAGCCCAACTACCGCACAAACAAGCCGCTTCTTCAAAACTAAATTCTTCAGGAGCAGGTAACAACGAGTTTTCATGGCATGAAATAAACTCTGCATAATTACCGATTTTGGATGCTACAACTACTCTATCGCCCACCTTAAATTTTTCGACTTCCGAACCTACAGTTTCAACTATTCCACTGCTTTCTAGCCCTAAAATATAAGGCAACTTTCCTGCCCAATTATAAAGACCTTGACGCGATAATATATCTGCATAGTTTACGCCAGCATATTTGATTCTTACTAATACTTCTTTGGCCGCCACTGTTGGTGTTGGGACTGAGGAGACGTTTAAAACTTCTACTCCACCTACTTTTTCTAGAAAGACAGCTTTCATATTTACCTTACCTTCAATTTATTAAAAATTATTGTTGATTAAATTATCGTGCGATCGCAAGTTTGAGTTATTAGCAACATTATTTCTCAACTCTCTTCTTCTCTCTTGCCTCCGCGCTCTAACGCCTAACAGTTTGCTGGTGGGTCTAACCCGCCTCGCGCTAACGTCTAACGCTTTGCTAATGGGGTTGATGTTTCTTAAAACAAAAAGTTGTAGTGTCGGCAACGCCCACAATTAAGTCTGTATCTAGGTGACAGAAATTTGCCTGGGAAATACCGAGCTATGTTTAGTTGCAGTTCTACCCAATTACCACAAAATTTTTAAAAATGGTGTCACTCAAAAAAGCGACTGGTCACAAGCTAAAGCAAGACCGATTATAGAGATGAAGAGATGAACTGATGCGTTATCAGTAAGTTAAAACTTTTTCTCATGGAATCAACTCACATTTCTACGGCTCTTGTAGAACAGCAGCCTCCTGGATTTTAGACGGTTGGCAGAGATAGCACGCTGACTGGCTAGCTAATTCCCAATTTAGCGATAACGAGACTAACTTGCCCTATTTCTATATGTATATTGTGGCGGGGGTTGTACCTCGACGAAACCGTTCCCAGGTTGGCGATCGCATCTTTAAATTTTTGTAACAAATCGTGTCCCCAATAACCCCGTCTTGCCTCTTAAAAGACATCTGGATTTAGAGAGGAACTGCTGTGTGTTGAATGTGAAGTTTATTTATGTTGAATCGAGATAAATAAACGATATTAAGCGGAAAATTCCTGAATATTTCTTTTGCAACTGAATAAGGAATTAGCAGCCAAGATACTGCTACTAAACAATCTTTTACAAGGGTAAATCACAAATTATGAAACCTAGCCTTCCACAAAACGATCCATCCCCCCAAACCCGCGAAAATTGGCTACAGCGCAACCGTAAAGACTACGAGTTTGACCATAGCTTTTTGCCTCCTATGCCGCTGCTCAAAAACTTACCCCAGCAAGAGAGCTTCTCGGCTAAATATATTGCCGAGCGCCTAGCAGCTACAGCAGATCTTCAGGTTAACTTGCTGGCGGCAAAATTTAATTCTTTTTGGGATCCATTGGATGAATTCCAAGACTATGAAGATTATTTTCCCATCCTTCCTAGACCTGGGGTAATAAAGACCTATGAAACTGACGATTCTTTCGCCGAACAACGGCTATGCGGGGTGAATCCGCTGGTTTTGCAAAAGATAAAGGAGATGCCGCAAAACTTCGCATTTACCATTGAAGACCTGCAAAATAAATTTGGTTCTTCTGTAAATTTGCAGCAAGAACTAGATAATGGAAATTTGTATCTAGCTGATTATACTAAGCTTTCGTTTGTTCAAGGGGGGACTTACGAAAGGGGAAGAAAGTACCTGCCTACGCCATTGGCATTTTTCTGCTGGCGAAGTTCTGGTTTTAGCGATCGCGGTGAACTCGTACCTATAGCGATCCAAATCAATCCGGGTAAAAACAGCCCCATTCGCACGCCTTTTGATAATCCTCTAGACTGGTTTTATGCCAAGATTTGCGTTCAGATTGCTGATGGCAACCACCATGAGATAAGCAGCCATCTGTGCCGAACCCATTTAGTTATGGAACCTTTTGCGATTGTTACTGCTAGGCAACTGGCTCAAAACCATCCCCTTGGCTTATTGCTTAGACCCCACTTTCGATTCTTATTAGCTAACGGAGATCTAGCTCGCAAGCGTCTGATTGGGCGGGGCGATTATGTCGATCAGTTATTTGCTGGAACCCTACAAGAGTCTCTGGAAATTGTTACTTCATCCTATAAAGAATGGAGTTTCGATCAATTTGCTATGCCTACAGAAATTAAAAATCGTGGCATGGATGATGTAGCAAGTTTGCCTCATTACCCATATCGAGACGATGGGATGTTGGTGTGGAATGCCATCAAAAGTTTTGTTTCAAATTACTTAAATATTTACTACAAAACCCCAGAGGATATAAGCAGCGATACAGAGTTGCAAGCGTGGGCGCAGGAATTAGTTTCTAACGAAGGCGGGCGGATCAAGGGTATGCCCGATCGTATCGGAACTGTCCAGCAATTAGTTGATATTGCCACCACAATTATCTTTACTTGTGGCCCCCAGCACGCTGCTGTGAACTACCCCCAATACGAGTACATGGCTTTTGTTCCGAATATGCCGCTAGCTGCTTATAAACAGATTACAGAAGAAGGAGCGATCGCCGACCGAAAGAGCCTGCTATCTTTTCTTCCACCCCCGAAGCGGATTGCCGATCAACTTTCGCTCATATACATACTGACAGCCTATCGTTATGACAGGCTGGGTTACTATGACGAGCAGTTTGACGATGAAGAAGCGCAAGGGGCAGTGGAGAAATTTCACCAAGATTTAAACGCCGTCGAGCTTAAAATTTCGTTAAACAACAGACATCGTTTAGTCGAGTACAACTACCTCAAGCCAAGGCTTATCCCTAACAGCATTAGCATTTAAGAAGCCTTCGCCACAACTTTTTATCTCCATCTGGAACGCTGGTAGTGGGTTAAATTGGTAGCTACAATTACCCATTAACAGCTATTTCCTTTTGTTATTGTCGCTTTTTTCAATACAGTCAAAACTGTTTTGGGACACCTCTCTTGTACCTGGCTCTAACAATGGGCTGTTTTGTTCGGTTGGTTGCTGTGGTAAGGTTATTTGATTAAACTTTGGATCTGCCATCTGCACAGCAATTCTCATTTCTCCTTTGACTACTTCTAAATTAAGTTGTGTTTCTTGTTTTTCCGCTTCCAGGCTGGCTGTCAAAAATTGAAAATCTTGAGCGCTTAGACTTTTATCCGCCGCCCAGGATAAAGCATCATGTAATTCCTGTCCGCGCAATAAATGAGATCGATCTTGTCTGGTGGAAGCTTCCCAAGCTGATAGCGCCTCAGAGTAGGGGCGTAAGTTGGCTAATTCCTGATTAACCCAATTAATATTAAAAACTGCGTGGTATATGCGGTTATAAATTTTTAACTTAGCCTGCTGCTTAACTACTAACCCCGATAGCCTTAGCTCCATTTCTTCTTGGCTGTCAGCCGCAGCAATTTCTCCGTTTAGTAAAATTTGTTGATAGAGTCCTAGCAATCTGGCTGTGCGTTGTCCGCTTCTTTTAAGGCGATCGCGTATTGTCCTCAGATGCTCTGGCTCATCTGTTGCTTCCCAGTTTTCGATAAGGCGCGATCGCACTAATTTTTCTACTAATTCCCCTTCTATCCCCGCCGGAATAAAATATTCCTCTGTCACAATCAATTTACAAACTTTTTGAGTAAGAAATGGCTGTCCGCCTGTCCATACCAAAACAGAAGCAAGTACAATTTCCGGATTGCTAGCAACTCTTGACAATCCTAGCGCTAGCGGTTGCGCTTCAGACAATTGAAAGCCGTGCAACTCAATCGCCCTACCAATATTAAAAGGCGTGCTGTAATTAGTCTCTGTAATCAGATCTGCTGGTGTTGCTACCCCCAATAAAGCAAAAGTGAGGCGATTGTATTCAGAATAGTCAGCACGATTGTTGTAGCAGCAGCGAATTAAGGCAAAAAAATCGTCTACTTTAAAATTAAGGCTGAGGGTGCTATCAATTTCGTCAATAAAAATAACTATATTTTGCGGCACGGAGGGTAACAACACCTCGCGGATAAATTCACCCAAGCACTGCACTGGGGAAAGAAAAGCGCGATCGCGCCACCAAATTCTTATATCAAATTTATCTAATAAATTAAACCTACTAGCCAACGTGTAGGTAATACCTGCATACCACTGATTTGGCGTAATATCTCGGCTACCAATTGCTGTCAAATCAACAACAGCACAAGCAACGCCTGAAGCTTCTAAGCGTCGCATTGTTTGCACGCGCAAGCTTGACTTGCCCATCTGTCGCGAGTTGAGAACGTAGCAGAACTCTCCCGCGATCGCCCCTTCATACAAATCAGAATCCGCCTGTCTTGTCACGTAGGTAGGGGCATCCAGTGGCAGACTACCGCCAACTTGATAATCATAGGACGATCTCGGTTCCGATCTCATAGATGTTTCTATATTTTCCTTCGCCCAAAAGTGGCGATCGCTTAAACTAATATGCGCCTTTTAAGCAGATGATAACCTCTCTCGGAAATACTGACGATATAAATTGCATCTTGGCGTTACCTGATTTCCTTGCAAGTTTACTAAACCCATACTATGTAACTTAAATCCCTGCATCGACTCTAGCTGTACGGGGCTATCCGCATCCACTACCTTTTTAATAGCTGCTGCTAATAAGGGATGCTGTTCTAAATTCCACAAATGTCGCCTCAAATGGTCGCTATATAATCCTGCATCGGTGGGAGCAATTTTTATAAGTTCCTGCAATGTCATCTCATTTCTGGCAATATTATAGAGAGCAAGCCGCACCAAATAGGGATGTCCCCCCACCATATCCATCAATTGTTTAACTTCTTTTTCCCCCCAAGACAATCCATGTCTAAAAGCTAGTTCTTGCGTCTGATTTAAGTTAAATTCAGGTAACTCAATCGGTAGCCCCACATTAAACGGCGATTGATTAACATCCATTGGCACATAAACTTCTGTGGAGTGTACCACCACCAACCGTAGTTTTTTCCAAATATCCCGATTCTTTGCTTCCTCATGCCATGCCCGCAACAAACCAAAAAAATCAGCAGCCAGTTCTGGATATTTAAACACCACATCTACTTCATCTAAACCCAAGGCTAGGGGAGTAGAAATATTCGCTAATAAATACCGCTCAAAGTAAGATTTACAGGCAACTTTACTGCCAAAAATTACATTCCAATATTCATCTAAACGATCTGGTAATTCTAGCTGTAAAGCAACATTGGCGCAAAACCACTTTAAGAACTGCTCCAAGTCTGCAAATACTTTGCTATCTGCTAACTGAAAGCTTAAAGGCACTGTTGAATAATTTTGTTGGGATGCGCGGTGAAGAATTCGCGCCATTAGGGAAGTTTTTCCCATCTGTCGGGGTGCTTTAATTCTGATTAATGCACCAGGTTTAGCGATCGCTTCATAACATCGCTCGTCTATACCAGACCGTTCTACATAAAATGCCGACGCTAACTCTACTTGTCCCCTTGGTAATTCTGGTTCTGCTACAGGTTGGGGTGGGTAATTTGGAGTAACAGCATATAAAGTTGGGAAAGGTGAGCTTTTAACAGGTGGTTTTACTGCAATTTCCTGGCTTGATGCCAATAAATTTAATACTGTTTGAATAACCGATTTTGTATCGTCTTCTGTATGCCACTCTTGCCCCTCTATTCCCTGAAGATAACCGCGCAAATCGTGGTTTAGCAAGCTAAAAGCACAATTAATGCGTATTGGTACGATCGCAGGCTTGCGGTCAGTTCTATTTTCCCGCAATGTTTTAGCCATTCGTACTTCTTCTGTCACCATTTCGCTACAAGCTGACATCGGCGATAAGAGCAGCAA
This portion of the Microcoleus sp. FACHB-831 genome encodes:
- a CDS encoding AAA-like domain-containing protein; protein product: MNQVEFTKAFAALTQRQHEVLLKVLAGEKDAAIASSLHITKETVRKHIENICKAFALSNLQDPGFSHRSDLISLFAKYRPELFNGANQSIANRTSVLLSYHRNADPDISLMTQLDAALKANGYEVFLASSSLRMAKNGLQQIYSELNKCDCLLLLLSPMSACSEMVTEEVRMAKTLRENRTDRKPAIVPIRINCAFSLLNHDLRGYLQGIEGQEWHTEDDTKSVIQTVLNLLASSQEIAVKPPVKSSPFPTLYAVTPNYPPQPVAEPELPRGQVELASAFYVERSGIDERCYEAIAKPGALIRIKAPRQMGKTSLMARILHRASQQNYSTVPLSFQLADSKVFADLEQFLKWFCANVALQLELPDRLDEYWNVIFGSKVACKSYFERYLLANISTPLALGLDEVDVVFKYPELAADFFGLLRAWHEEAKNRDIWKKLRLVVVHSTEVYVPMDVNQSPFNVGLPIELPEFNLNQTQELAFRHGLSWGEKEVKQLMDMVGGHPYLVRLALYNIARNEMTLQELIKIAPTDAGLYSDHLRRHLWNLEQHPLLAAAIKKVVDADSPVQLESMQGFKLHSMGLVNLQGNQVTPRCNLYRQYFRERLSSA
- a CDS encoding lipoxygenase family protein, which encodes MKPSLPQNDPSPQTRENWLQRNRKDYEFDHSFLPPMPLLKNLPQQESFSAKYIAERLAATADLQVNLLAAKFNSFWDPLDEFQDYEDYFPILPRPGVIKTYETDDSFAEQRLCGVNPLVLQKIKEMPQNFAFTIEDLQNKFGSSVNLQQELDNGNLYLADYTKLSFVQGGTYERGRKYLPTPLAFFCWRSSGFSDRGELVPIAIQINPGKNSPIRTPFDNPLDWFYAKICVQIADGNHHEISSHLCRTHLVMEPFAIVTARQLAQNHPLGLLLRPHFRFLLANGDLARKRLIGRGDYVDQLFAGTLQESLEIVTSSYKEWSFDQFAMPTEIKNRGMDDVASLPHYPYRDDGMLVWNAIKSFVSNYLNIYYKTPEDISSDTELQAWAQELVSNEGGRIKGMPDRIGTVQQLVDIATTIIFTCGPQHAAVNYPQYEYMAFVPNMPLAAYKQITEEGAIADRKSLLSFLPPPKRIADQLSLIYILTAYRYDRLGYYDEQFDDEEAQGAVEKFHQDLNAVELKISLNNRHRLVEYNYLKPRLIPNSISI
- a CDS encoding alcohol dehydrogenase catalytic domain-containing protein, with the protein product MKAVFLEKVGGVEVLNVSSVPTPTVAAKEVLVRIKYAGVNYADILSRQGLYNWAGKLPYILGLESSGIVETVGSEVEKFKVGDRVVVASKIGNYAEFISCHENSLLPAPEEFSFEEAACLCGSWATAWTALFEMARVRPGEVALIQSGAGSVGTAAIQLAVSFGMQVYATTSTPSKMEHIKSFGATPLSYQDFDKILEKSNKPDFILESVGGDVHARSLKILAPLGRLVLIGASSIKVNKVNPFSWYNAWRNLPRIKVSDLHSQGYMTLHMGFLLEDHREKIIPIWTRMTDYMRQHNLKPIVRPECIFPMSEVRKAHEIIDKRKNIGKVILDPSR
- a CDS encoding AAA-like domain-containing protein; amino-acid sequence: MRSEPRSSYDYQVGGSLPLDAPTYVTRQADSDLYEGAIAGEFCYVLNSRQMGKSSLRVQTMRRLEASGVACAVVDLTAIGSRDITPNQWYAGITYTLASRFNLLDKFDIRIWWRDRAFLSPVQCLGEFIREVLLPSVPQNIVIFIDEIDSTLSLNFKVDDFFALIRCCYNNRADYSEYNRLTFALLGVATPADLITETNYSTPFNIGRAIELHGFQLSEAQPLALGLSRVASNPEIVLASVLVWTGGQPFLTQKVCKLIVTEEYFIPAGIEGELVEKLVRSRLIENWEATDEPEHLRTIRDRLKRSGQRTARLLGLYQQILLNGEIAAADSQEEMELRLSGLVVKQQAKLKIYNRIYHAVFNINWVNQELANLRPYSEALSAWEASTRQDRSHLLRGQELHDALSWAADKSLSAQDFQFLTASLEAEKQETQLNLEVVKGEMRIAVQMADPKFNQITLPQQPTEQNSPLLEPGTREVSQNSFDCIEKSDNNKRK